From one Melopsittacus undulatus isolate bMelUnd1 chromosome 16, bMelUnd1.mat.Z, whole genome shotgun sequence genomic stretch:
- the LOC101874444 gene encoding tubulin alpha-8 chain translates to MRECISVHVGQAGVQMGNACWELYCLEHGIQPDGTMPSERALGGGDDSFNTFFSETGAGKHVPRAVFVDLEPAVIDEVRNGTYKQLFHPEQLISGKEDAANNYARGHYTVGKEIIDLVLERIRKLSDQCTGLQGFLIFHSFGGGTGSGFTSLLMERLSVDYGKKSKLEFAIYPAPQVSTAVVEPYNSILTTHTTLEHSDCAFMVDNEAIYDICRRNLDIERPTYTNLNRLIGQIVSSITASLRFDGALNVDLTEFQTNLVPYPRIHFPLVTYSPIISAEKAYHEQLSVSEITNACFEPSNQMVKCDPRHGKYMACCMLYRGDVVPKDVNAAIAAIKTKRTIQFVDWCPTGFKVGINYQPPTVVPGGDLAKVQRAVCMLSNTTAIAEAWARLDHKFDLMYAKRAFVHWYVGEGMEEGEFSEAREDLAALEKDYEEVGTDSVDGEDEGEEY, encoded by the exons ATG CGTGAGTGCATCTCAGTCCATGTTGGCCAAGCGGGCGTGCAGATGGGCAATGCCTGCTGGGAGCTGTACTGCCTGGAGCACGGCATCCAGCCGGATGGGACCATGCCCAGTGAGAGAGCCCTCGGTGGGGGGGACGACTCCTTTAACACCTTCTTCAGCGAGACCGGCGCAGGAAAACACGTCCCTCGTGCTGTGTTTGTGGATCTGGAACCAGCAGTAATAG ATGAAGTTAGGAATGGGACATACAAGCAACTCTTTCATCCTGAGCAACTCATATCTGGTAAAGAAGATGCTGCAAATAACTATGCTCGAGGTCATTACACAGTTGGGAAAGAGATAATTGATCTGGTTCTAGAGCGGATCAGGAAGCTG tcgGATCAGTGCACTGGCTTGCAGGGTTTCCTGATCTTCCACAGCTTTGGGGGAGGCACGGGCTCAGGATTCACTTCCCTGCTGATGGAGCGCCTCTCAGTTGACTACgggaaaaaatcaaaactggAATTTGCCATCTACCCTGCACCACAGGTCTCGACAGCGGTTGTTGAGCCATACAACTCCATCCTCACTACCCACACCACCCTCGAGCATTCCGATTGTGCCTTTATGGTTGACAATGAGGCCATCTATGACATTTGCCGGAGGAATCTGGACATTGAACGCCCGACCTATACCAACCTCAATCGCCTCATTGGGCAGATAGTCTCTTCCATTACTGCTTCCCTCAGATTTGATGGTGCCTTAAATGTGGATCTTACTGAGTTTCAAACTAACTTGGTGCCTTACCCTCGCATCCACTTCCCCTTGGTAACCTATTCCCCAATtatttcagcagagaaagcCTATCATGAGCAGCTCTCTGTGTCCGAGATAACCAATGCTTGCTTTGAGCCATCCAACCAGATGGTGAAGTGTGACCCTCGCCATGGCAAGTACATGGCCTGTTGTATGCTGTATCGTGGGGATGTTGTTCCCAAGGATGTCAACGCTGCTATCGCTGCTATCAAAACCAAGCGCACAATCCAGTTTGTGGACTGGTGCCCAACTGGGTTTAAG GTTGGCATTAACTACCAGCCACCAACAGTGGTTCCTGGTGGTGACCTGGCCAAAGTCCAGCGTGCGGTGTGCATGCTGAGCAACACTACAGCCATCGCTGAGGCCTGGGCTCGTCTAGACCACAAGTTTGACCTGATGTATGCCAAACGTGCCTTTGTTCACTGGTATGTTGGagaggggatggaggaaggggagTTTTCGGAGGCTCGGGAAGATCTGGCTGCACTGGAGAAAGATTATGAAGAAGTGGGCACAGATTCAGTGGATGGAGAAGATGAAGGTGAAGAGTATTAA